From the Daucus carota subsp. sativus chromosome 8, DH1 v3.0, whole genome shotgun sequence genome, one window contains:
- the LOC108197251 gene encoding small ribosomal subunit protein bS1c isoform X1, with protein MAALAHQIGCGLKSPSLWPTHLSKKAIYKKNSSSQRPYIVKAAVTAPGVSVPTPQTRERARLKEMFEDAYERCRTNPMEGVAFNLEDFHHAIQEYDFNSEIGTKVTGTVFNTDANGALVDITAKSSAYLPVREVCIHDIKHVKEAGIVPGLREEFVIIGENSNDDSLILSLRSIQYDLAWERCRQLQAEDVVVKGKVVGANKGGVVALVEGIRGFVPFSQISTKSPAEELIEKEIPLKFVEVDEEQSRLVLSNRKAMADSQAQLGIGSVVIGTVQSLKPYGAFIDIGGINGLLHVSQISHDRVSDIATVFQPGDTLKVMILSHDRERGRVSLSTKKLEPTPGDMIRNPKLVFEKAEEMAQTFRQRIAQAEAMARADMLRFQPESTLTLTPDGILGPLSSDLPAIGLNLNDIPLAED; from the exons ATGGCTGCTCTCGCGCACCAAATCGGCTGTGGCTTAAAAAGTCCATCTCTCTGGCCGACCCATCTCTCCAAAAAAGCCATCTACAAGAAAAACAGCTCTTCTCAGAGGCCTTACATTGTGAAAGCGGCAGTGACAGCCCCAGGTGTGAGTGTGCCCACACCACAAACAAGAGAGAGAGCTAGGCTCAAAGAAATGTTCGAAGATGCCTACGAGAGGTGTCGGACAAACCCCATGGAAGGCGTTGCGTTTAATCTTGAGGATTTTCATCATGCTATTCAGGAGTAtgattttaattctgaaattggCACCAAG GTCACAGGAACAGTATTCAACACAGATGCTAATGGAGCACTGGTAGACATAACTGCCAAATCTTCAGCATACTTGCCTGTTAGAGAAGTTTGCATTCACGACATAAAGCATGTGAAAGAGGCaggaatagttcctggtttacGTGAGGAGTTTGTAATTATTGGTGAAAATTCCAACGACGATAGTCTGATCTTGAGCTTACGGTCCATCCAGTATGACCTTGCTTGGGAAAGATGTCGACAGCTTCAGGCTGAAGATGTTGTCGTCAAGGGTAAG gttgttggtgctaacaaaggCGGAGTTGTCGCATTGGTTGAAGGCATTCGTGGATTTGTTCCCTTCTCGCAAATATCAACA AAATCACCTGCAGAGGAGCTAATAGAGAAGGAGATTCCACTAAAGTTTGTTGAGGTAGATGAGgaacaatctaggcttgttctCAGTAACCGGAAGGCCATGGCAGACAGTCAGGCTCAGCTTGGAATTGGATCAGTTGTTATTGGAACTGTACAGAGCTTGAAACCATATGGTGCTTTCATAGATATTGGTGGAATCAATGGGCTTCTTCATGTTAGTCAGATCAGTCATGACCGTGTCTCGGACATCGCAACAGTCTTTCAGCCTGGTGACACTCTCAAG GTCATGATACTGAGTCATGACCGTGAAAGAGGGCGAGTTAGTCTTTCTACTAAAAAGTTGGAACCTACACCTGGAGACATGATTCGCAATCCCAAGCTAGTATTTGAGAAG GCGGAGGAGATGGCACAGACATTTAGGCAGAGAATTGCGCAAGCTGAAGCCATGGCTCGTGCTGACATGCTAAGATTCCAGCCTGAG AGTACGCTTACTCTTACCCCTGATGGGATCCTCGGTCCACTTTCTTCGGACTTGCCTGCAATAGGCTTGAATTTAAATGATATTCCTCTAGCTGAAGATTGA
- the LOC108197251 gene encoding small ribosomal subunit protein bS1c isoform X2, with the protein MAALAHQIGCGLKSPSLWPTHLSKKAIYKKNSSSQRPYIVKAAVTAPGVSVPTPQTRERARLKEMFEDAYERCRTNPMEGVAFNLEDFHHAIQEYDFNSEIGTKVTGTVFNTDANGALVDITAKSSAYLPVREVCIHDIKHVKEAGIVPGLREEFVIIGENSNDDSLILSLRSIQYDLAWERCRQLQAEDVVVKGKVVGANKGGVVALVEGIRGFVPFSQISTKSPAEELIEKEIPLKFVEVDEEQSRLVLSNRKAMADSQAQLGIGSVVIGTVQSLKPYGAFIDIGGINGLLHVSQISHDRVSDIATVFQPGDTLKAEEMAQTFRQRIAQAEAMARADMLRFQPESTLTLTPDGILGPLSSDLPAIGLNLNDIPLAED; encoded by the exons ATGGCTGCTCTCGCGCACCAAATCGGCTGTGGCTTAAAAAGTCCATCTCTCTGGCCGACCCATCTCTCCAAAAAAGCCATCTACAAGAAAAACAGCTCTTCTCAGAGGCCTTACATTGTGAAAGCGGCAGTGACAGCCCCAGGTGTGAGTGTGCCCACACCACAAACAAGAGAGAGAGCTAGGCTCAAAGAAATGTTCGAAGATGCCTACGAGAGGTGTCGGACAAACCCCATGGAAGGCGTTGCGTTTAATCTTGAGGATTTTCATCATGCTATTCAGGAGTAtgattttaattctgaaattggCACCAAG GTCACAGGAACAGTATTCAACACAGATGCTAATGGAGCACTGGTAGACATAACTGCCAAATCTTCAGCATACTTGCCTGTTAGAGAAGTTTGCATTCACGACATAAAGCATGTGAAAGAGGCaggaatagttcctggtttacGTGAGGAGTTTGTAATTATTGGTGAAAATTCCAACGACGATAGTCTGATCTTGAGCTTACGGTCCATCCAGTATGACCTTGCTTGGGAAAGATGTCGACAGCTTCAGGCTGAAGATGTTGTCGTCAAGGGTAAG gttgttggtgctaacaaaggCGGAGTTGTCGCATTGGTTGAAGGCATTCGTGGATTTGTTCCCTTCTCGCAAATATCAACA AAATCACCTGCAGAGGAGCTAATAGAGAAGGAGATTCCACTAAAGTTTGTTGAGGTAGATGAGgaacaatctaggcttgttctCAGTAACCGGAAGGCCATGGCAGACAGTCAGGCTCAGCTTGGAATTGGATCAGTTGTTATTGGAACTGTACAGAGCTTGAAACCATATGGTGCTTTCATAGATATTGGTGGAATCAATGGGCTTCTTCATGTTAGTCAGATCAGTCATGACCGTGTCTCGGACATCGCAACAGTCTTTCAGCCTGGTGACACTCTCAAG GCGGAGGAGATGGCACAGACATTTAGGCAGAGAATTGCGCAAGCTGAAGCCATGGCTCGTGCTGACATGCTAAGATTCCAGCCTGAG AGTACGCTTACTCTTACCCCTGATGGGATCCTCGGTCCACTTTCTTCGGACTTGCCTGCAATAGGCTTGAATTTAAATGATATTCCTCTAGCTGAAGATTGA